The genomic region TTGCTGGTACAGGAGAGCGTACACATTGTGTCAACTCAACACTATTATTCCCATAATCAGAGAATCAGAGCTCCTGTATCATCACATACTTCCTCACTGCATTATCTTAATTTGTTTTGACATTGTGAGGTTCTATATGCCTTAAGCTGGGCAGCTGCTGCGTAGAAGCAGGAAGGGAGAAATATCTCCATTTAAAACTCCTTGCAGGGCTGATAGATTCAATAGAGCTCTCTTCACTTAGCTCATGTAGAATGGGAAAGCCTGTCTCCATTTGTTGTCTTCCCCCACGTGCAGCAAGGGAAGGAAATTAGGGGAAGCATTAAATCCCAGGCAGCATCAGCCCTAGACATTGCCCTAGGGACACATGAAGCAGCAATTTTAATCAAGCCTCAGGAGAGGAGGAGCAAATGAGTTCCATGTCATATTCATGTTTATGTCCTACTACTATCCTGTTATCTGCAATATTCATGACTGGTCTTTATTAATTGTTAGTTCTCAGGATGTGATGTTGCTGGCAAGCCTGATATCACCCATtcctgagtggcttactaggtccCTTCAGTCAGCAGTTAAAAATTGACTACATTGGTGTGGTATACATAGATCTGAAGCTTTAATATCCTTTAAAGGGTCATTAGTCAACCAGTTGTCAGTTGACAGCTTCATGGTACCATAATGACTTtgtaaactgaatttaaattctcaaactgccacgGTGGGATTGAACTCAGAAAGCTGGATTTTCCTGGCCCTATGGAGGTGGGTAGCTGGGAAAACAGGAGAGAGCCGCATCAGGATGGCTTTCCAATTCATTCCTGTCTCCAAGGGATTTCTCCAGGAGCGAGCTGGGAACTATGTCAGCTGTCTGCTCCATGGAAGTGGGCAGGCAGTTAGTGTAATTATAGAGCAATTGGAGGCCATTTTGCAATGGCAACGGTATtttcccaccctgcccaccccctcttcacacacacacacacacatacccccgtaagcctggaggatgagttcattgagtgtatttggaACAGTTTATTAGAACAATACATCTGAAATCAAGCAGGGAGCAATCTATTTTAGACCTTgtaatatataatgaggcaggattaattaataacataggaacataagaagcaggagtaggccattcagcccttccagcttacactgccattcagtgagatcatggctgattttcgacttcaacatcattttcctgcactatccccatgtcTTCATAGTAAAAGATGCTCCTGGTAAGAATGATCATAACATgacagaatttcaaattcagtttgagggtgagaaatgtgggtctaaaactagtatattttaaactgaaataaaGGCAGTTACAAAGCtctgaagacagagttggctataGTGGAATGGATAAGTAAGTTAGAAGGTAAGATAGTAgggaaacagtggcagacatttaaggagatatttcttaACTCGCAGCAAAGATATATccattaagaaagaaagactatGAGGATACACCAGCTGTGGGCTAACTGAGGAAGTTAAGGACGCTATCAAATTAGAACAGAAAATGTACAATGCTGCACAGATTAGTGATAGACCTGAAGGTTGGGAAAAaattagaaaccagcaaagcatAACTAAAAGAATAATAACAAGGGAGAAACTGGAGAGTAAAAGATTGTAAAAGTTTTACAAgcaaattaaaaaagaaaagattagctaaagtgagcattggtgccTTGGTAgttgagactggggaattaataatgggaaacaaggaaatgacagagactttgaacaaatattttgtgtccatCTTCACAGTAGAATACACAAAAAGCATCTCAAGAATAGTAGAATAGCAGGGAGCaatagggagggaggaactcaaaacaATTACTAGAGATAAATAACCAGGAAAatgaatgggactaaaggctgatagGTTCGTTGGACCtgcaccctagggtcttaaagaaatggctgcagagatagtgaatgtgttGGTTGTAagcttccaaaattccctagtttcTGCAAAGATCTCAGCGGATTGGAAATACGCAAAGGTagcacctctattcaagaaaagagggaggtagaaagcaggaaactataggccatttagcctaacaTGTCATTGAATCCATAATTAAGGAGGTAGTAGtgggacatttagaaaattatagtactttcaggcagagtcaacatggttttgtgaaaacgaaattgtgtttgataaatgTATTATAATTCTTCGAGggagtaacaagcagggtggataaaggggaactggtggatgcagtataattggatttccagaaggcatttgataagttgccgcATAagaggttactacacaagataagagctcatggtgttgggagtgattTATGATtgtggatagaggactggctaactaagaggaagcagagagttgagataaatggataattttaaggttggcagactgtaactaatggagtgccacagggatcagtacagGGGCCTCAactaataacttggatgaaggtattgtagccaaatttgctgatgatacaaagattggtaggaaagcaagttgtgaggaggatacaaaggctggtatttaatggaggcgatTGGGATATCAACTGGATAGCCCCGGATTACCCCCTTTTGGGAAGGCCAGCTGCATTAAGTGCTATTAACTGGGCAACAgcgggccttccccaggattcTCCCTGGGAGCAGAACTCCTGCCCACCAAGAGCTGCCATCCAATCAGATTCTGGCAGATCTTTGCTTGGTAGTACCACAGGGGAGGCAATGGCTGTTGCCGGTATTACACCCACCTGTGGCCCAggtacaggtgagtgatggctgaTAGGGGTGtcgttgggggttggggggtggcagcggggaggggaggtcagcagcaaaggcagggggTTGGGTCTCAATGGGCCCCTCCGCTTCCTGATGCTGCATCCCTTGATCAGGTACTGAATGCCTTTAAACAAAGGCCCCCTCCTGCAATCAACCCTGACAAGGTTTATTTTTCAGGCTTCCCACATAGCGAGTCCCTCGCCTTCTCTTGGATGAATGCCAAtgatggtgggatgaggcccttgagtGGGCATTAGGTGTAGGGATGAGGAAAGGGGTTAGTGACTTGTTACACAAAGTTGCTGCCCCATTGCACTCCCCTGGGACTTCCTGGGTTGATCCAGCCTCGTATttctgggtttctgcctgtgcaGGCACAGACACGGTGGAAGAATAGGTGAGGCAGGAGGACCTCTCTTGTTTCTCACCTCCATTCCCCCTTTGTGGAGGGGAGTCTGAAGCAATCTAGTTGAGGGACTTGTGTTGGCACTACCTGAAGACGGCATGCACCGGTTATTTTTTATATTCGCCTTCTTCACTCAAGGGCACTCATGAGCAATGCTCTTGCTGTAGTGGACAAAAGCAGCCAGAAGCTACAGTGCTAGTCACCAGAAGCATAGTAGCAGGCTAGGCTAGGAAAATTTGTAGCCATCTTGTCTCTCTTTGGTGCAGCTCACCTCATGTAGGCTGCGCCTCTCTATAGTGGGCTGTAGAACAACCAGACACCATACTCCTACCCGCTGATCAGTCTCTTATCAAAATATTTCTATAACTTTAAGCATTTTATTTCCTCTTCATCTAAGAAAACACAAACACTCCTCCATCTTGCAATAGTGGCATTACTTTGGTAAACCATGATTGGCCATTCTTCATCTTGTCTTGCCCAAATGTAGTAATTAAGAATGTTTTAGAATATACATTTCTCTGTGACAAGCTACTAGTTCCCATTTGCATTTGGCTGAACAAAAAATGGCTTCAGGGCAGTTTTACTTCCCTATTGCCGTTTGTTTTTATTCAACAAACTTGATATGTGGTATTTTCAGTCACTGCCAACTTGGGGCAGTTCTCTGTTTCAATAAACAGAATTATCTTTGTGTGTTCCAAATACAGGGAAGTGTTTATTTATATATACATAttcttgaatttttaaaaaatttccttTTTTGGTAAAGACTTTGGCTCATGCTGAGCTACAATTGCTGTTAGCACTTGAATACCTCAAACTGCCATTTTTCAAAATGTGTGCCAATGAGTTAATTCACCGTGGGAACATCTCAGTCAATCCTGACCCTGTCCTCCCTCATGGCCCACATCTTTCCAACAGAGGTTACTGTATAGAAGAAATCCGGGCCAGTTCCCTAGCCCAGCATTGTCCCATGCCAGGGACCAGCCTACCCGCCCACTATCTAGGCAGGGGGCAGAAGCACGTCAAGAGTGGAATGCGAAGGTATTAGGGGAGAAAAGAAATAGCGCATAAAATAAACgcgataataataataataattattattataacaatggtattttattcaagaaacacATTTGTAGCCTGAAGACTGAATTTGCAGTGTCATGTATGTCGAAAAATTCATATACGGACTAAGTAATCAGGTTAAAAACATGTAACAGACACGTATTGACAAAAATAGACAAATTCAGCAGacaacaatgaaatgctgaatgGGAGATTAAAAGAAGGGTAAAATTGAACTAAAATTGTAATAAAACTAATACACCATTCCCACATCAAAGGCACTGAAGTGCATAAAAACTTCATCATTTAAATATTTCATTGAGGACATGAACCATGTAAGAAAGAGGGCTACATTGTTACCTTTCTGTCCTGCATTTAGTGGATCTTCTGAATTGTCTTAATTGCACTGGGCATAGAGGGGTAACCAGTTTTGAAACTGGGTGGATTGCACAAAGGATTTTCTGAACTTAGTATAAATATTAATTCTTCTTGTTTGTAGAGTTTTGAACTTTGTGACATGAAATGCGCTGTCGTATGACTGCTGCGGAGGGGCTAAGATCAATCTCAGCATGCATTTCTGTATTCTTTCCACCTGGATGGTTTGCGTGTGTGAGGCCAGGGTGTCACACAGTGTATTCAATCAAGGGACGGATGTAATCGGTGTAAATCAACAACAGGTCATGGACAGGGAGTCTGAAAAGGATGAGGGATCAGAGAATGAACTTTTTTTTAGCATACTGTCTACTTGGCTAACCCACTTCAAATTGGTTTGAATATGCGTACACAGGATTTTCAACGCTTTCACCTCTGTCATAACTTAATGTCCAGTGGCATGTGCTCATGTCTGCTGAAATCTGCTTGCATGGCATTATATTAAATAACATTTAACTGCATGCTGTTTTCCTCACACCATTCGGTGACAAGCAAAGAGTTTCCTTAAGCTCACCACGCCCCATGACCTAGACTCCACTAACTGTCATATCATCCATATATTTCCAATATTTGAGGCCAGAAGAAAAGAGAGAATCATTAATGAGGATTAGGAAAAAATAAATCATTTTGAGGGAGAGCTGTGCAAATGCAGACCATTGTTATCACCCCTGGAGTTCGAGGCTGCTGAATCACAGAAGTAAATGTCCATCCTGCTAAAGGTTGTCCCACTCAGTCGCTTCATAGCACAAGAAAAATAATTGAAATCAAACAGTATTGATCACTATCAACAGCTCCTTTCACTATATTGTAAGAGAAAGTCTGTTGATTTTGTGGTATGCATTCCTGCCTCTGAATTGGAATATCCAGGGCTCAAACTCTGCTATAGACAGATGTATTGATATCCATATGGTTGGCGGGGTTGTGGGAGCTCATAATAACCCTCCCACTGTACAGGACTAACCAACCGATCGACTTGTATAACCATGAAAAGAATGTTCATTTTGTGGCCTGTCAGACTGTTAATCAGCCTTTGTATCCTTCCACTCTCTGACAGCAGTGCGAGGCTATAACAGCAACTACATCTTAGGAATTGTTGAAAGTTCTTTTTAAAGTATAAAGGTACTCTGTAACTTGTCACATGACCAatttcttttcctctttctctttaAGGATGAAGAGAACTACAGAAGGACGGTGTGGGagaaaaatttaaaattaatCGAGCTTCATAATCTGGAGCACTCAATGGGGAAGCACTCATTCCAGCTGGGAATGAACCAATTTGGAGACCTTGTGAGTGTGAATACAACTGTTGTGTCACAATAAATAATTTGTATTCTATGATACAGTTTGTGGGATTGAGCCATATTGACCAAAAAGGCCCAAGATCAATCCCTAATCCATACGGTGTTGACCCTAGTCGGTGGGGGGGTAATTGGGGCAATATAATTGACCGCAGTGCCCCAGAAGCCTGGGGTCACTATACAGTGACCTCTATCAGTCACCTCCGTCGCATACCAGATGGGTGGCTGATGGGGAGATTGTTCTGGCTATCTGATGAGACCTGCTTGATTTTAATGATGGAGCTTCATTTAAATACAAGACCCAGCTTCATGCTGTTGATGATGAGCTTGGCATTTGAGAGGGCAGGAAACCcatcatgcatctgctgcagccCTTTAAAAGTGGATGCGCTCGGAGTGACAGGGCAGTAGATTGCAGCAGCAGGGAACCTTTAGCAGCATCCACAGCAACAAAGGAGACGAACTTAAGGAAGTCTTCAAGGCTCAAAATACTGGAGGGACTGAAGAAAGACTgagcatcacatttgcttctagTACTTATTGCCTGCAGCTAAGGATCCCTTTAAATAGATCTGAGAAAATCTTGCTTCTTGATCCTTGAGGTATATAGCAGTGACATTGGGAGCACTGACAGCTCCTGTTGACCTTGTTTTGCTTCTTCCAAATGGGAACATGTCCCCTCCTAAGTCACAATCTGCCCAAAGCTCAGAACAGCTAGACCTCCAGCAGTAAGTTAGCAGATCTATTTTCCAGACATCCCTTCCAATGCTGTTTCATTTATGCCTAAAAATGAGCAATAAGGTCCCACATTTGTGTGGATCGAGCATGACTAGCGCTTGAATTGTCTGCTGATATTTACTGCTGAGGTTTCTCAAAAGACCCACCCTCCAATTACTGGCCCTCTTCCAACCTCCATTTCCTCTCGAAGCTCCATGAACAAATCATTTTCCAACTCCATGTCCATCAAGGTGTGGAGACCTGAGGTGTTGTAAGGTTTACCAAACTTGGacagggagggatttccagacaGAGTTCTTGCTCCTGTTATGACCGGGATTGGAGGAGTGTGCAGTTtttctagccccactactccaaaGGTCACACCataagtgtaaatgtttaattcactcaccaaaatggccaactgtttacctttgctactgctagacccagaataaaagtgACTCTAACCATGTTTCTTTCAATCAACCCATAATAATTGATTCAGTatgaaacaaaacttctttttttGAAACAAGTTAACATAACATTTTTTATCCGAAAGTGTAATAATTTACCCCTTTTAAAATCCCAATGCGCACACAAGAAACAAAGGACAAGACAAATAAGGTCTCTGTAGAGGCTGGCATAAGGGAACACCTTatgaaaaaggataaagttcGAAAAGGGCTTGATGCTGTCGATTTGGGGTTCCTACGTGTGAAGACAGAGTGCTGGTCACTGTAGGTCTGGATATCCTTTCCAAAGGATCTTCTGTGAAACACTACCTTGGTTAACTCTTGCTTGTCGCAGCCACGCAAGATTTCAAATACAGGCAAGTTATACTGAGATGAGGGCCCGTAACTTCTGCGCTCCCCAGTGTTGGATTTgggggggggtaccccaaagatgtgctggggaatcccccTGGCAGGTTTCCAGATAAGGGTTTgtacggcaattgcccagaagtgcaaactgtctctggacaattgcgctgtgctgggaaccatctgaaaatgcaatttgaatcacaaacttcggatggtttcgCTGAGGTtttaccaatagttactcagaaaaagttagaaaaattaaaacctgTCTGAACCCCACCACCTCATTCCCCTACTTCCGACACCCCCCACCTACACGCCCCCCGACTTTggacccccaaccaccccacgaCATCAGACCACCCCCCGACCTTGGACCACCACCCTGACCTTGGACCCCCTCTCAACCTTGGACCCTTCCACGACCTCTGAAACCCCCAATCCCCGGACTTCCGAACCCGCCATGGAATTCCAACCCATCCCCCCAACCTGGACCTccgaccaccacccccctccccggacCACCCCCTGGACCACCTCCACCCCAGATTACCCCtgatcatccccccacccccctgaaccatCTCCCTTGGATCACCCTCCCACCGGACTACTCTCTCGGACGATACCCTCCAACCCCGGGCCACTCCCCAAAACCCCAGACCATCTACTGTCCCTAACCCCTGGGCCCCCCAACCCCTGAACCCCCTCTTCACAACCCCTGAACCCTCAACCCCTGGACCCCCCCACCCAAGCTTCACAGCATGctcccaagacacacacacacacactgttcaaaaAACATGTTCAAACAGAACTTCTCCCAGGCCAGATATTTTTTAGCCATTCAGCAGAAGCCCACAGCCTGGCAACGACagttattttaaattttaactCATGTAAATAAAATAACTCCTATCTCCCCAGGTGTCTTGCTGGTCACTTAGCTGaagtcatgtgatttcttggagaaagcagcttgctcacagaccaaACCTTAGAAAAACCTTTGAATTTagggaaaaaaaaacccagaagaATGCCCAAATAATTCAACGcccttctaatttttaaaaaagcatgtaGTTTTTGGAGATATGGATCCTGAGCACTCCTGATCTCCATTGAGCAATTCCCAGCAAACATTAGGCATGGACAGGGTTGGCTTGAATTGTGATGTCAACATAGTAAAATAACCTGCTAACTCGAGGCTTATGCTTTAAAGAATTGCTTCTTAGAAGAACTAAAAATGCCAATGCAAATAGACTCCAGTATGAGTCATGAGCTTTGGAAGATAAGAAGGTTGGGGAAAACCCAGGGCTGGGAAGAATTCCAGTCTCATTACTCAATCCAACCTGCCTTAATTGTGTATATAGGCAAGAATCAACATGGTTAATGGGGGAATGTGGTTTAACTGGTCACAAGCTTTATTCAGCCTGAAGTTTGTGCTCCATTCTGGACTAGCCATCATTTCCAACTGTAGATTGAACCAATCACAAGATTTTCATGGCAGTAAAATCACAGTGTGAGTTGTGTCTGATCTGCTTATTTGGTTTATGGGTTTAAGGAGATTTTTATGCTGATCCTAACTGTAACAATCTATCTGTATTACAGACAGCTGAGGAGTTCCATCAATTTATGAATCGACCTCATCTATTTGAAATGAAAAACTCAACCAGGAAAGAACATGCTTCAACTAGGCCCAAACCATTCAGACTTCCTCAGAGCGTTGACTGGAGGGTCAAAGGCTATGTTACTCCAGTGAAAAATCAGGTAAAATTGTGAGGATGGTGGCTAAGCTATTGGAAGAAACCATAATGCCAACTTaaaactgtccagctctccccagtatcaggccctggggatgtTATCAGTGGGATTTAATTGGATGGTCCCCATCAGTTTTCTCCCCAatccagtgggaagcactaattGCTAGGCCAATGAGTGTGAGATTTCAGGCCGCCAATGGCTGTTGTTAGGGACCTGAAGGAACAGGCCAGGCCAGTCAGATAAGTGGTTAGGAAGGGGGATTGGGAGTGTACTGCAATCAAGGGTAGGAGCTCAAGAAGGCCAAGGTTTCTTCTGAGGCCCAGAAGAGCAGACAGGTAGGTTTAAAATTAAGGCTTCAGTTCTCAGAAGCCTGCAATTGTGCAACAATTCCCATCTTTCTGTTGGCAGATCACTTTATTTGTAGAAATGTTTTGTACAGAGATTTACCTCATGCCCCACATCAATCTCAAGTTGACATATTGGACAAGAACACCCCAAGCCTCTGACTGGGACATTCATGAGCTAAGTGTTACATAGAAAAGCCTGAGATAACTCCTCATTCTTCCCTCTGGAGAAGTGCCTGATGTCTGTACAGTGTCTGCCCTGTTAGAGCACCATTCAGATATTCAGAACATACCATGTGGAGAATCAGGGGCATAGTGTTAGagataattattttaatttctcTCCAAATTGGGTCTTGAAAGAACATTCACTATCCCAAGCCTTGAAGCAATCCATTGTTCTGCAGCAAGGCCTCTATCAATGCTTCATTGAGACTAACTCCTTAGTAGAGGCACCAAGATAGGATTGACTCTGACCTTTCTTCACTCCCTGAAGAGAAGCACCTGATTTTGAACAAATGCTTCTCTGAGCCAATTTAACTGAGATTGGATGATCATGGGTATGAATGGATGTTTAACTAATTTTCACTGACACTTGCTGGACCTCTAACATGCTCCCACTTCGATGTTCTTTCTATTGCTTAGTTTTAAACTATGTTTGCTGTGTGTCATCCTTAAGCTACAATATACCTAAAAGTTTCATTTGAGATGTTGTGGTTATTACTATATTAATCTCAGTTATTATTATCATTCCAGAAACACTGTGGTTCGTGCTGGGCTTTCAGTGCAGTTGGTGCCCTTGAGGGACAGACGTACAAGAAGACAGGAAAGCTCATCTCATTGAGTGAACAGAACCTGGTTGACTGCTCCAATTCAGAGGGCAACCATGGATGCAATGGTGGGCTAATGGAAAATGCCTTCAACTACGTTCAGTCTAATGGTGGGATTGACACAGAGGATTATTATCCATACACTGCACAAGTAAGTTTTTTTTCCTCCAAATTTTCTCCTGTTGCTTTCCTCCTCTCCTGAATGTACTGCTTCATGCTGGAATATAGTTCTGTAATTCTAAACTCGTCAGTAGTAAGTCACGTAAATAACTCTCTTTTTCATCTTTGAGCCTGGACATTGGGCCCATTCAACCATGGCACCACGACAGTCAAGCTTGATCCTGGCTTCACTCAACCTCCATGTCTACTTTTTTATCAGTTTGAAATAATATTAACTCATTTCCACTGAAGTTTTATCAATTCAATTCTCGACAGGCCTTCAAATCTAAGCCTGACAGGTTAAATAATCATGACCGACAGCTGGAATAGTTTTACGGTGAGGATTTGTTTTTAGTATATAGTTAAATGCTTTTCTTATGATTTTCTCTCTTATAGGAAGGCACCTGTaagtataatcccagttacagtgcAACCACTTGCCATGGTTCCAGATTTATATCCAGGGGTAATGAAGCAGCACTAGCTGAAGCAGTGGCCACCGTTGGACCAATATCAGTCGCCATTGATGCAAAACATTTGTCATTCCAGTTTTACAGATCAGGTAAAAAAGAATGACTAGGTGTCTGATCGTTTATGTTTGTCTAATTCATACTAGACAGCTACCCATTGTTTTGACATAACATAGACAGGCCAATTAGTTCAAAAGCCTAGGTCATATCATGAAACTTGAGTGGTTTTTAACCATCATTTGAACTCTGATGGTGTGTTAGAATATTAAGAAATCCCATCCATTTTAAATTCATGCAGCACCTTCCCTATTTAATAGGAAgaggaataggctattcagcccctcttcTGCCATTgtattagatcatggctggtctgtacTGTCGCTCCATTTACCCAACATCGTATCATATTCCTTGGCACCTTCACTGAACCAATCTATCGATGTCAGTCGTGAAAATTTTAATttatc from Carcharodon carcharias isolate sCarCar2 chromosome 14, sCarCar2.pri, whole genome shotgun sequence harbors:
- the LOC121286853 gene encoding procathepsin L-like, with the translated sequence MVERLSKMKASFCSICLVASFLAVASAHTLDPALDEAWLNWKSFHSKEYTEDEENYRRTVWEKNLKLIELHNLEHSMGKHSFQLGMNQFGDLTAEEFHQFMNRPHLFEMKNSTRKEHASTRPKPFRLPQSVDWRVKGYVTPVKNQKHCGSCWAFSAVGALEGQTYKKTGKLISLSEQNLVDCSNSEGNHGCNGGLMENAFNYVQSNGGIDTEDYYPYTAQEGTCKYNPSYSATTCHGSRFISRGNEAALAEAVATVGPISVAIDAKHLSFQFYRSGVYYEANCNDINHGVLIVGYGSENGENYWIVKNSFGIRWGDKGYIKMSKDRNNNCQIATYAVYPLV